The nucleotide window TTGCCCCCGCTGAATATTGCCCGAAAGCTTTTTCCAGCGTGAGGCCTCGGTGAACTTTAGCGAAGTGCAGCAACAGAACCATCTGGATTGACTGGAGAACAGTGCAAAGGAAGGTACCCGAACAAGCGTTCGGGTACCTTCCTCTTCAAGCCATGCAACATCTGTAGCCCGCTCAAGCTGATAGGGCTTTTGTCACCGGCTGCGCATGCCTGCGTGATCAGCTAAACCTGCAAGAATTGCTGGAATGCTGGCACGTAAGCGGCATCACGTTTATTCAAGTTCCGCAGATCCATCGCCGCGCAGGGTAATTTTCTTTACGCCGCTCAGGTCGAGGTTTTGCCAGTTCACCTGACCGCCATCGCTGTCAACGGCGATCAGTTCCCACCCCTTGGGGCTGCCGTTGATGTTGATCTTCAGGCCTTCGCCACTGGCAAGCGTGTCGTTGCCCAAAAGATCCTGAGCGTTGCCGCCTGCATTGGAGTCAACAAGGCCAAGACGCTGGATGGTAAATCCTGTGCCGTTGGCGACAACGATTTCCTGTGCAAGGGCTGCTCCGGCGCTGAAACCAAAGAGCATCAGCGCTGCGGCAAAAGAAAGGATAAAACGTTTCATATAGGTATCTCCATGTAATCCAGGGTGCGGTGGGACGCCGTGTGCTGAAGTCGGTAGGCCCTATTCGGGTACGGCTTCGATGGCGTCCATAATGGTTTTGGCAGGATTTTTCGCGCAATAGGTGCCCAGGTGGGTGCCCAGCTTTTCCATCCACTGATCGCTGATGGAGGTATTGCCGCTTTTGCCGCTCATGTAACCGTCAATCCACATCACCATCATGCTTATGTTCTGCTTGTCAGCCAGAAAGTCCTTGCAGGTGATTTTTGCCACATCCTGTTCTGCTGCATGTGCTGCAAAGGGAGCAGCGCCCAGCATAAAAACAGTCAGTGCAGCCAACATATACTTTTTCATTACTTCCTCCGTCTCCGATTGATATTTAACCATGACCCCAATTATCCGAAGATATTCGTGCGGTGCTGGGGAATGCCAGCGCCTGGACGCAAAGCCTATTCCAGTGCAGGCCGCCGCGAACCCCTGGTGGCCTCAACAACCCGATCAGGCCTACACTTTGGGCAGGGTTCTGCACATCACCTTAATGTTCGATTTTGCTGGTTGCTGTTCACCCCTAGGGGTGAATAATGGCGTGATGCATGAAAAAATAATTAAATTTAACAGGGTTAACGAGTTCCAGTTGCAGCATTGATAATGCGATAATCCTGTGTCTTGTGCTTCAGCGCCTGCCCGGCAGAGCTTTTTGCCGGTCTGTTCATTGTGCTGCCGGAATGGCTGAAAGGGCGTATCACCCGTATGGGTGACAAGATTTTTTGCACAAAGGCCTCTTCGGGTGATACCGTTTTGCGTCCAATTGGAGGAAAAAGCTGCTGGAATTCTGCGTCAATGCCGCACGCATTGAAAATCTTGTTATGGAGAACATTCGATGAAAGATTCCAGCACTCACGTCAGTGGCATGATCTGGGCGGGCTATGTTCTGCTGCTTCTTTTTTCCTTTTCACTCTATTGGAGCCTGTTGTTGTGGGCTGGCCTTGGCGCTTTGGCCCTTGGCTATTACCAGCGCCGCCAGGCCCGCAAGGGAGCCATACAGGCAGAATACGCCCATGCCCAATGGCAGGTGAATACCGTGTGGCTTGCCTTGGTGCTTGCTCTTGTGGGGATTGGCGGCATCGTCGGGGTGGCTGGCTGGATGGGGAATGATCCCGTAGTAATGGCAAAGCTTGATGAACTCTCCACCGGGGATCAGCCGCCGCTGGAAATGCTGCGTCAGTTCTGGGCGATCCCGGGCAGCAAGGCTCTGGTTGCCTTTATGTGCGGCTCCACACTGCTGTATCTTGTATGGACTCTCAAGCGCACGCTGCAGGGGTTTTTGTCCATCTGGAAGGGGACTGTGCCTGCCACGCTTGGCCCTTTGCACTGGGCGGCGCTGTTGTTGGCCGTACTGATTCAGGTGGGCATTCCGCTGGTGCTTTTGTAAGCGGTGACGCTTATGCGCGGCACCGCGGTTTGCCTTGCTGTTATTTATGGTTTTTGGGGGACGGCTGGCCCCGCGCCCTGTTTGTGCGCGGCCTCGGTTCCTGCCAGGGGCAGCGCATCGTTCGCATCCATGGATCCAATGCGGAATGCCCCTGGCTGGGGAACGGGGCAAGCCGCCCACTCTCCAGTATGCTCCGCCAAATCGTGCACCAGCCTGGAGCAGGTCTATGAGCAGGCGCAGCGCGGCGATGCCGAGTCCCAGCTCTGGCTTGCCCGGCAGTATGAGAGTGGCTCGTGCGGCCTGTGCAAGGATGACCCCCTGGCTGTGGTCTGGTTAAAAAAAGCGGCAGAAGCAGATCGGGCAGAAGCGCAGTTTGCGCTGGGGATGCGCTGCTTTTTCGGTCTTGGTGTACCGCAGAATCTTGAACAGGCGGTGCTCCTGTTGCACAAGGCCGCGCAACAGGGGCATGCCGAAGCTCAATACAGGCTTGCAGGCTGTCTTGAGGATGGCTTGGGGGTAAACGCAGACAAGGCCGCAGCCGTGTATTGGTACAGTATGTCTGCCGCACTTGGTTACCCCCAGGCGCAAAACATGCTTGGCATTCTTTGCAGCAAGGGCACAGGCATGCCGCGCGATGCGCATGCCGCCGCCAGCTGGTTTATGCGGGCGGCGGTACAGGGCTATGCAACCGCCCAGTATAACCTTGCGCGCAGCTATGAGACCGGGGACGGCCTGGACAATGACAGGGAAAAAGCCCTTTACTGGTATGGTAAGGCCGCCCGGCAGGGCGATGCTGACGCGCAGGCCCGTCTTGATGCCTTTTGACTGCTTCGGAAGCCTTTGTTTTCTGGCAGTGTGACCCTGTAAATTGGTTTTCAGCACGATCCTTATGCCGAAAAACAGTATCCGTTACTTCCAATGCGCAGTCTGCATTTTGCCAATGTTGCTGCTCTTTGCCTGCCCCTATGGAGCCCGTGCGGAAGAAACGTGGGCTGTGTACTGGTATCTTTGCGGCAGCAACCTTGAGTCAGAAGACGGCGCGGCCTCTGCCGATCTGGCAGAGCTGCTCAAGGCTCGCCTGCCGGATAATGTAAAGGTGGTCATTCAGACCGGGGGGGCCAGCAAGTGGCACAGGCCCGGCATCAGCCCCAAAAACATCGGCCGCTACCTTTACCACAAAGGAAAACTTGAACAGGTGGCAAAGCTGCCGCAGGCAAGCATGGGGGATGAAAAAACGCTGACCTCCTTTCTTGCCTTTTGCAAAGAAAACTACAGCGCAGATCATCAGGTTTTCATTTTTTGGGATCACGGCGGCGGCAGCATCGGCGGCGTAGCCAATGACGAGAATTATGCATTTGACGCCCTGTCACTCAAGGAAATCAATAATTCCTTCAGGCAGGTACATACGGCCTCTGTTGCCCGCCCGCCATTTGAAATCATCGGCTTTGACGCCTGCCTGATGGCTACGCTGGACACAGCCAGCGCGGTAAGCGGTTTTGCCCGGTACATGGTGGCCTCGCAAGAGGTGGAGCCAGCCAACGGCTGGCAGTATACGGAATGGGTGAACGCTCTTGGGGCAAACACATCCATAAGCCCGGAGGCGTTGGGCAAGGCTATCTGCGATACCTATCTTGACGGCTGTAACGAGGCGGAGACAGCAGGAAACGCCACGCTTTCGCTTGTTGACCTTGCCAGGATTCCGTTCGTTAACCTTGCCTACAACGCGCTCGGCCTTGAAGCTGTTTCCCTCGCCATGGATGACGACAGCTTTTACGCCGCCTACGGCAGGCAGGCCAAGGCCTCTGAAAACTACGTGAACTCGCGTTCGGAAGGCTACACCAATATGGTGGACCTTGGTTCCCTTGTGCGGCGGCTGAAAACGGCCTTGCCCGAGTTTGCTCCGTATTTTCTGGATGCTCTGGGCGAAGCGGTGGTCTATTCGGTTCACGGCCCCTACCGGTCGCCTTCCGGCCTGTCCTGCTACTATCCGTTTGACGGCGGCAAGGCTGGTTTTTCCAGCATGATGCGGGCGGGCAACATCACCACCTTTCTGGTTCTGAGCGGGCTTCAACTGGGTTTTCTGGATACGGACAGCGCCGTAAAACACCTTGAACGCATCTCTGCGGATATTTCTGCCGCCCTTGAACAGGAAGAAAACAACCCTGAAGGAACACCGGCCCCTGTCGCACCATTGCCTCTGCCCGCGCCCCAGGCGCAGGGGAGTGCCCAATCCTTGTGGGCGCCATTGCAATCAGGCTTGTCAGCCATCCTTGGCGGGCAGAGTGCTGACGGTCAATCCCCAGGCAGCGTTGCGGCTTTGCTGGGGCAGGCAGCCAGCGCCGTTGTGGCCTCGGTGGTTCCTCTGGGGCCGCTGGATATCACCGCGCTTGAGGATTTTGAGGTAACAGTCGGCGATGGAGGCGAGGCGCTGCTCAATCTTGGTCCCGAGCGCGTCAAATTTCTGGATAGCGTACAGTTTTACCTTGCTTACTACAGCATTGAAGACAACCTGATCATGCTGCTGGGCAAGGATGCAGATATGGAAGCTGACTGGGCCGAAGGTGTGTTCAAGGATAATTTTCAGGGAAAGTGGGCTGCCCTGAACGACCATCTGGTGTTCCTTGAGATCACGCATCAGGATGATGGGGTAAACCACTATGTTGTGCCCATCAAACTGAACGGAGTGCGTTGCAACCTTATTGTCGTCTATGATTTTGGGGAAAAGGAATACAAAATCCTCGGGGCTCGCCGTGTGCAAGAAGGCGAAATGACCGACAAGGCGCTTATCAGGCTTAAGGCTGGCGACAAGGTGACCACAATCCTTCTCGCCATGCACATGGATGACGAAGACGGAGAGTTTCAGGAGGTGGAGGTGGATACCTTTACCCTTGGTAAAAAAGTTGTTTTTTCAGATACGGACATGGGCGACGGGCAGTTTATGTTCATGTTTGAAATGACAGATGTGCAGAACAATGCCGCCACATCGCAAATCGTCACCATTGAAGTGAAGGATGGCATGGCCGTTTACAGCAACTGACACGGTCAGCCGCAGTGGGCAGTTTTGCAATCTTTCCATGCTGATAAATTTGCCCCAGCGCCAAGCTGCAAAGGGGTTCATGAGGGCGCGGCCTTGGGCAGCCGGAGGCTTTTCCCCCATTCCCCGTCTGCGCCGCCAACCTTGCCACATGCCGCCGGGATCGGTATTGAACAGGCATGAGTGAATCCAAGAGCAACAACGGTGATTTCCCGGCTATGGACGTGAGCGCGGATCGGCTTGACCGGCTTGCGGATTTTTTTAACGAAGTCGGCATGCTGCGGCACACGCCCCGCACGGGATACGCCTTTCTGGGCACCGGGCAGGAGAACGTGGCCGAACATTCCTACCGTGTGAGCGTCATGGGCTATGTGCTGGCCCGTATGTGCGATATGGATCCGGCGCGGGTGACGTATCTTTGCCTGTTCCATGATTTGCACGAGGCGCGCACGGGCGATCTGAACTACGTGAACCACCGCTATGCGCAGTGCCAGGCCCGCAAGGCGCTGGAAGACTGCGTGGACGGAACCGGGCTGGAGGATGACGTGTTGCCCCTCTGGGACGAGCTGGCGGAAGAAGCCAGCCGTGAGGCCATTCTGGCGCACGATGCCGACCAGCTTGATCTTATCTGCAACCTCAAGGCCGAACTGGACAAGGGCAATGCCTTTGCCGCCCAGTGGCTGGAAAGCGCGGTAAAGCGTCTGCGCAGCCCTGCGGCGCAGCAGGTGGCAGAGGCTGTGCTGCGTGCGGATCACAACCGCTGGTGGTATGGGCAGGTTGAGCGGGAATGGTGGGTGCGGCGAGGTCGCTAAAGAACTGATTTTCTGAAGTACGAAAGGCCCGAAACCGGGCGGCGCATTGTCGCGTTATCCGGTTTCGGGCCTTTTTTTGATATTTTGCTGGAAGTGCGGACAGGTCTTTTGTTCATGCCCTGCGCTTTCTTCGCTACACTTCCCGCAGTAAAAACTAGTTGGCGACCACGGTGCCTAGCGGGGCATCGTCAAGCAGGTAGCGGCGCAGGCTTGAAGGCGAACGCCCGTCAAGAATGAGCGCGCGCTGGCAGCCAGCGTCCAGGGCGTTGAGGCAGGCTTCCACCTTGGGGATCATGCCCCCGGTGATAACGCCCGCCTCACGCAGGTTCTGGATTTCCGTGCGGTTCAGGCTGGGAATAATCCTTCCGTCAGCATCCAGCACGCCGGGCACATCAGAGATCAGTACAAAATATTCCGCGCCGATGGCCCCTGCCAGCGCGCCTGCGGCGGTGTCGGCATTGATGTTCAGGGCTTCGCCGCCCGGGCCGGAGGCCACAGGGGCCACAACGGGCACAAAGCCTCCTTCCAGCAGGCAGCGGGGCAGGGCTGGATCCACAGCTTCCACTGTACCCACCAAACCGAGGGCGGGATTCTTTACCCTTGCGCGCAACAGCCCGCCGTCGCGGCCTGAAATGCCCGCAGCGCGCACGCCCTGGCTTGTAAATTCGTTGACCACGGTCTTGTTCACCTGCCCGCAGAGCACCATTTCAACAGCTTCCATGGTGGCGGCATCGGTAACGCGCAGGCCGTCCACAAAGTGGCTTTCAATGTTCAGGCGTTTGAGCAGGGCAGAAATCTGCGGGCCGCCGCCGTGCACCACCACAAGGCCCATGCCCTGTTCGGTAAGCTGCGCAAGGTCTGCGGCAAAGGCCGAACTGAGTTCGGGCTTGTCCATGGCGTGTCCGCCGTATTTGATAACGACTGTAGCGTTTTTCATCTGTTTGATCCTTTGGCCGTCTGGGCCGGAAAGGCTGCTCCGCCTCGTTCGCGCACAGGCGCAGGCGCGGGCCTTTCATCAGTATTGCGTACTTGGTTTACAGTTGGAAGCACTAGCACCCTGTGCGCCGCCCTGCAAGAGTCGTCTGTGACAAGCGTGTGGCGATGCAAATAATTTTTGATTTGTGCCATGCGCAAACTACGTTGGCCCCTGGGCAGCGCCAACCCTCCCCGGCATTGTCTTGGAGTAGCAAAACAGCTATGGATGATACAATGGAAAACGGGGGAATTATGGCCGCAAAAAGCGCTGCAAAAGACGCGTCCCGCAACGAGGACTGGAACAGCGAAGCCTTGGCTGCGGCCAATGTGGGGCTGTGGGTCATTGATATCGACAGAAACACCGGCCATATATCCATGCTTGCCAATCCGGTGACCCTGCGTCTGCTTGGTGCAAGCGAAGAAATGACCCCCGCCCAATGCTTCAACTTCTGGGTGGACAGGGTTGATGCCCGCTCCCGCCCCCATCTTTGGGCCATCCATGATGAATTTATTGCAGACACAGCCATGCACGAGGTGCGCTACCAGTACAACCACCCCACGTGGGGGCTGGT belongs to Desulfovibrio desulfuricans DSM 642 and includes:
- a CDS encoding HD domain-containing protein, whose product is MSESKSNNGDFPAMDVSADRLDRLADFFNEVGMLRHTPRTGYAFLGTGQENVAEHSYRVSVMGYVLARMCDMDPARVTYLCLFHDLHEARTGDLNYVNHRYAQCQARKALEDCVDGTGLEDDVLPLWDELAEEASREAILAHDADQLDLICNLKAELDKGNAFAAQWLESAVKRLRSPAAQQVAEAVLRADHNRWWYGQVEREWWVRRGR
- the argB gene encoding acetylglutamate kinase → MKNATVVIKYGGHAMDKPELSSAFAADLAQLTEQGMGLVVVHGGGPQISALLKRLNIESHFVDGLRVTDAATMEAVEMVLCGQVNKTVVNEFTSQGVRAAGISGRDGGLLRARVKNPALGLVGTVEAVDPALPRCLLEGGFVPVVAPVASGPGGEALNINADTAAGALAGAIGAEYFVLISDVPGVLDADGRIIPSLNRTEIQNLREAGVITGGMIPKVEACLNALDAGCQRALILDGRSPSSLRRYLLDDAPLGTVVAN
- a CDS encoding clostripain-related cysteine peptidase, producing MLLLFACPYGARAEETWAVYWYLCGSNLESEDGAASADLAELLKARLPDNVKVVIQTGGASKWHRPGISPKNIGRYLYHKGKLEQVAKLPQASMGDEKTLTSFLAFCKENYSADHQVFIFWDHGGGSIGGVANDENYAFDALSLKEINNSFRQVHTASVARPPFEIIGFDACLMATLDTASAVSGFARYMVASQEVEPANGWQYTEWVNALGANTSISPEALGKAICDTYLDGCNEAETAGNATLSLVDLARIPFVNLAYNALGLEAVSLAMDDDSFYAAYGRQAKASENYVNSRSEGYTNMVDLGSLVRRLKTALPEFAPYFLDALGEAVVYSVHGPYRSPSGLSCYYPFDGGKAGFSSMMRAGNITTFLVLSGLQLGFLDTDSAVKHLERISADISAALEQEENNPEGTPAPVAPLPLPAPQAQGSAQSLWAPLQSGLSAILGGQSADGQSPGSVAALLGQAASAVVASVVPLGPLDITALEDFEVTVGDGGEALLNLGPERVKFLDSVQFYLAYYSIEDNLIMLLGKDADMEADWAEGVFKDNFQGKWAALNDHLVFLEITHQDDGVNHYVVPIKLNGVRCNLIVVYDFGEKEYKILGARRVQEGEMTDKALIRLKAGDKVTTILLAMHMDDEDGEFQEVEVDTFTLGKKVVFSDTDMGDGQFMFMFEMTDVQNNAATSQIVTIEVKDGMAVYSN
- a CDS encoding HdeA/HdeB family chaperone, which codes for MKKYMLAALTVFMLGAAPFAAHAAEQDVAKITCKDFLADKQNISMMVMWIDGYMSGKSGNTSISDQWMEKLGTHLGTYCAKNPAKTIMDAIEAVPE
- a CDS encoding tetratricopeptide repeat protein produces the protein MRNAPGWGTGQAAHSPVCSAKSCTSLEQVYEQAQRGDAESQLWLARQYESGSCGLCKDDPLAVVWLKKAAEADRAEAQFALGMRCFFGLGVPQNLEQAVLLLHKAAQQGHAEAQYRLAGCLEDGLGVNADKAAAVYWYSMSAALGYPQAQNMLGILCSKGTGMPRDAHAAASWFMRAAVQGYATAQYNLARSYETGDGLDNDREKALYWYGKAARQGDADAQARLDAF